The window TGACAGCTGCCATGACTACTTCACCGCTCCCATCGAGAGGCCCCGGACGAGGTGGTTCTGCGCGATCCAGCCGACGATCATCACCGGCAGCGAGGCCAGCAGCGCGGCGGCGGAAAGCTGGGCCCAGTACAGGCCCTCACTGGTGATGAACCCGACGAGGAACACCGGCACGGTGCCGGCCCGCGCCGCCGTCAGGTTGACCGCGTAGAAGAACTCGGTCCAGGAGAAGATGACGCAGATCAGCGCGGTCGCCGCGATCCCGGGCGCGACCACCGGCATGATGATCTTGCGCAGCAGGGTCGGCAGGTTCGCGCCGTCGATCCGGCCCGCCTCGATCATCTCGTGCGGCACTTCCAGGAAGAACGACCGCATCATCCAGATGGCCAGCGGCAGGTTCATCGACGTGTAGAGGATGACCAGCGCCCACACCGTGTCCAGCAGCTCGGTGTTCTGGGAGATGATGTACAGCGGGATGATCGCCGCGACGATCGGCAGCATCTTCGTCGAGAGGAAGAAGCCGAGCGCGTTCGACGTGCCCTTCACCGGCGCCAGCGACAGCGCGTACGCCGCCGGGACGCCGAAGAGCAGCACCAGGATCGTCGAGAGGATCGTGACGAACGCCGAGTT of the Amycolatopsis sp. NBC_01488 genome contains:
- a CDS encoding carbohydrate ABC transporter permease; the encoded protein is MTTVAPRKKQYGKGSLTLATWVLAILFVFPLLWMILTAFKQEADAYTDPPKLLFTPTFDQIANVLNGGFLPYVSNSAFVTILSTILVLLFGVPAAYALSLAPVKGTSNALGFFLSTKMLPIVAAIIPLYIISQNTELLDTVWALVILYTSMNLPLAIWMMRSFFLEVPHEMIEAGRIDGANLPTLLRKIIMPVVAPGIAATALICVIFSWTEFFYAVNLTAARAGTVPVFLVGFITSEGLYWAQLSAAALLASLPVMIVGWIAQNHLVRGLSMGAVK